One genomic region from Mauremys reevesii isolate NIE-2019 linkage group 7, ASM1616193v1, whole genome shotgun sequence encodes:
- the SLC26A6 gene encoding solute carrier family 26 member 6: MEHSELRRRPWASQADSEALSEAELEEIAPRTQAPRPSLCSRLRDVRCSCAAAKSLLFQFLPILSWLPRYPVRDWLLGDIMSGFSVGIMHLPQGLAYALLAGVPPVTGLYSSFYPVFLYFLFGTSRHISVGPFAVISVMIGSVTGSLMPNSNFMDPVNGTNETVLNEARRDSARVELVATLTILVGIFQMALGMLQFGFVVTYLSEPLVRGYTTAAAVQVLVSQLKYVFGVEVAEQSGPLSMFAAFIEICTKLPQTNVGTLVTSLIAMAAILAVKMLSAKFASKLPMPIPIELITIIVSTGISYGAGLKAKFGIAVVGDIPSGMKAPVAPNVSYFGQVVGNAFAIAVVGYAICISLGKIFALKHGYKVNSNQELIALGICNFVGGFFQCFSISCSMSRTLVQETTGGNSQVAGVIASLVILVTILKIGQLFQDLPKAILAAIIIVNLKGMFKQFTDIRTLWRSNRIDLLIWLLTFVATLLLNLDMGLGVSVAFSLLTVIFRTQMPRYSILGQVSNTDIYRDVVEYNKTEEIPGVKIFRSSATVYFANAELYAEALKEKSGINVDYLIGKKKKALKKQKKQQEKDKKEEAKKKKKTNSKLSEASDPSSDDLGFVDIDMETNMQELGSDCNGSGPAVVDSNGSTIELEPQASSTPKALNEPTLESLGLKKPDLHSLILDFTPVNFVDTVCIKILKNIFRDFQEIEVDVFLVGCHASVIDQLEKGNFFSQTITKHHLFASVHDAITYVTRRQGQSMPQPVTTYSSTKL; encoded by the exons ATGGAACACAGCGAGCTGCGGCGCCGCCCCTGGGCGTCCCAGGCGGACAGCGAGGCTCTGAGCGAGGCTGAGCTAGAGGAGATCGCACCGAGAACCCAGGCGCCGCGGCCCTCTCTCTGCAGCAGGCTCCGGGACGTAAG gtgCTCATGTGCTGCTGCCAAGTCCCTTCTGTTCCAGTTCCTGCCGATCCTGAGCTGGCTGCCCCGGTACCCAGTCAGGGACTGGCTCCTCGGTGATATTATGTCGGGGTTCAGTGTGGGCATCATGCACCTCCCCCAGG GTTTAGCTTATGCGCTCCTGGCAGGGGTGCCTCCCGTCACTGGCCTCTATTCATCCTTCTATCCTGTCTTCCTGTACTTCCTGTTTGGAACATCTAGGCACATCTCAGTGG GCCCCTTTGCCGTCATCTCTGTCATGATCGGCAGTGTGACAGGCTCACTGATGCCCAACAGCAACTTCATGGATCCGGTCAATGGCACAAATGAGACAGTCCTCAACGAGGCAAGGAGAGACAGCGCCAGGGTGGAACTGGTGGCTACACTCACTATCCTGGTGGGCATCTTCCAG ATGGCCCTGGGGATGCTGCAGTTCGGATTTGTGGTCACCTACCTGTCCGAGCCCTTGGTGCGGGGCTATACCACAGCCGCTGCCGTCCAGGTGCTGGTCTCTCAGCTGAAGTACGTCTTTGGGGTGGAGGTGGCTGAGCAGTCAGGGCCGTTATCCATGTTCGCT GCCTTCATTGAGATCTGCACCAAGCTGCCACAGACCAACGTGGGCACCCTGGTCACTAGCCTGATAGCCATGGCCGCCATCCTCGCTGTCAAGATGCTCAGTGCCAAGTTCGCCTCCAAGCTCCCCATGCCCATCCCCATAGAACTCATCACG ATCATCGTCTCCACGGGGATCTCCTATGGAGCCGGCCTGAAGGCCAAGTTTGGGATTGCTGTTGTGGGCGACATCCCCAGTGG GATGAAAGCACCAGTGGCTCCCAACGTCAGTTACTTTGGGCAGGTGGTGGGCAATGCCTTTGCCATCGCCGTGGTGGGCTATGCCATCTGCATCTCCCTGGGCAAGATCTTTGCCCTGAAGCACGGCTACAAGGTGAACAGTAACCAG GAGCTGATAGCCCTGGGGATTTGTAATTTCGTGGGTGGCTTTTTCCAGTGCTTCAGCATCAGCTGCTCCATGTCCCGGACCCTGGTGCAGGAGACCACTGGAGGGAACAGTCAG GTGGCCGGGGTTATCGCCTCACTTGTCATCTTAGTGACCATTTTGAAGATTGGGCAGCTCTTCCAAGACCTGCCCAAA GCCATCTTAGCTGCCATCATCATTGTGAACCTGAAGGGCATGTTCAAGCAGTTCACAGACATCCGCACGCTGTGGAGGTCCAATCGCATAGATCTG CTCATCTGGCTCTTGACCTTCGTGGCCACCCTTCTGCTGAACCTAGACATGGGGCTGGGGGTCTCTGTGGCGTTTTCCCTGCTCACAGTCATCTTCCGGACCCAGAT GCCCCGCTACTCCATCCTGGGGCAGGTTTCCAACACAGACATCTACAGAGACGTGGTGGAATATAACAAG ACTGAGGAAATTCCAGGCGTGAAGATTTTCCGCTCTTCTGCCACAGTGTATTTTGCCAACGCTGAGCTGTATGCAGAGGCCCTGAAGGAGAAG AGTGGCATTAATGTCGATTACCTCATTGGGAAGAAGAAGAAAGCCCTCAAGAAACAGAAGAAGCAGCAGGAGAAGGACAAGAAGGAAGAGGCAAAGAAGAAAAAG AAAACTAACTCCAAGCTCTCAGAGGCATCTGACCCCAGCAGCGATGACCTCGGCTTTGTAGATATTGACATGGAGACCAACATGCAG GAGCTGGGGAGTGACTGCAATGGATCTGGCCCTGCAGTGGTTGACTCCAATGGAAGCACGATAGAGTTGGAGCCTCAAGCCAGCAGCACCCCAAAAGCCCTCAATGAACCCACCCTGGAGTCTTTAGGTCTCAAAAAGCCCGACCTCCACTCCCTCATACTGGACTTCACCCCTGTCAACTTTGTGGATACTGTCTGCATAAAGATCCTAAAGAAC ATATTCAGAGATTTCCAGGAGATAGAAGTGGATGTGTTTCTTGTTGGCTGCCATG CGTCTGTCATTGACCAGCTGGAAAAAGGCAACTTCTTCAGCCAAACCATCACCAAGCACCACCTCTTCGCCTCAGTGCATGATGCCATCACCTATGTCACCAGGAGGCAGGGACAGAGCATGCCACAGCCGGTCACA ACTTATTCCAGCACTAAACTGTAG